A DNA window from Christiangramia salexigens contains the following coding sequences:
- a CDS encoding 3-oxoacyl-ACP synthase III family protein produces the protein MYQTKIAGLGKYVPENVVTNDDLSKLMDTNDEWITERTGIKERRHIKKGDGNSTAVMGVKASKIALERAGISKDDIDLIVFATLSPDYYFPGCGVQVQEMLDIETCPALDVRNQCSGFIYAISVADQFIKTGMYKNVLVIGSENHSGGLDFSTRGRSVSVIFGDGAGAAVLTRSDHNGQGILSTHLHSEGKHALELSLKGPSTNYWVPEIIADNPQGEDIPYYPYMNGQFVFKNAIQRFSEVINEGLQANGLDVQDINMLIPHQANLRISQFVQNKFKLSDDQVFNNIQKYGNTTAASIPIALTEAWEEGKVKDEDVVVLAAFGSGFTWGSAIIKW, from the coding sequence ATGTATCAAACTAAAATTGCTGGTTTAGGAAAATATGTCCCGGAGAATGTGGTAACCAATGATGACCTTTCAAAATTAATGGATACCAATGATGAGTGGATCACTGAACGTACAGGAATAAAAGAGCGTAGGCATATTAAGAAAGGTGATGGTAATTCAACCGCGGTTATGGGAGTTAAGGCATCCAAGATCGCACTGGAGCGTGCCGGTATTTCAAAGGATGATATAGATCTAATTGTATTCGCAACCCTTAGCCCCGATTATTATTTTCCAGGTTGTGGGGTACAGGTTCAGGAAATGTTGGATATAGAAACCTGTCCTGCTCTGGACGTTCGCAATCAATGTAGTGGTTTTATCTATGCAATTTCTGTTGCCGATCAGTTTATTAAGACTGGAATGTATAAGAATGTTCTGGTTATTGGTAGTGAAAATCATAGTGGAGGTTTAGATTTTAGTACGAGAGGAAGATCTGTATCTGTGATTTTTGGCGATGGAGCAGGAGCAGCCGTACTTACCAGAAGTGATCATAATGGACAAGGTATACTTTCCACACATTTGCATTCTGAAGGAAAACATGCGCTGGAGCTTTCTTTAAAAGGCCCTAGTACTAATTACTGGGTGCCGGAAATCATTGCCGATAACCCGCAGGGAGAGGATATTCCATATTATCCTTATATGAATGGGCAATTCGTTTTCAAAAATGCCATTCAGCGTTTTTCGGAAGTAATTAATGAAGGATTACAGGCTAATGGTCTGGATGTTCAGGATATCAATATGCTTATTCCTCATCAGGCGAATCTTAGGATCTCCCAGTTTGTACAGAACAAGTTTAAATTGAGCGACGATCAGGTATTTAATAATATTCAGAAATATGGTAATACCACAGCTGCTTCAATTCCTATAGCACTTACAGAGGCCTGGGAAGAAGGAAAAGTTAAAGATGAAGATGTGGTGGTACTCGCAGCTTTTGGAAGCGGATTCACGTGGGGAAGTGCAATTATCAAATGGTAA
- a CDS encoding ABC1 kinase family protein, which produces MKTIDKIPTGKIGRTGQLVQTGVKIGGNYLKYYGKKAFNRELTRDELDEDNASDIYDGLKNLKGSALKVAQMLSMEKNLLPSAYVEKFSLAQFSVPPLSAPLVRKTFKKYHGVYPEELYDTFATQSVNAASIGQVHKATKDGKKLAVKIQYPGVADSISSDLAMVKPIALKMFNLQAKDSEKYFKEVEGKLLEETDYILEVKQSKEISGACAGIPNLRFPDYYEELSSERIITMDWMDGVHLSEFAKSNTDQNLANKVGQALWDFYMFQIHGLKEVHADPHPGNFMVDKDNNLIAIDFGCIKQIPDDFYEPYFALTDREKLNDQEFFYQKLYELEILSAADSDKEKDFFADMFYEMFSMFSTPFQSDKFDFTDEKFWENLTHLSEKYSKDPELRKMNGNRGSRHFLYMSRTFFGLYNLLHDLKATVDVQKFRGFL; this is translated from the coding sequence ATGAAAACCATAGATAAAATACCTACAGGAAAAATTGGGAGAACCGGACAACTGGTGCAAACCGGTGTTAAGATAGGTGGTAATTACCTTAAATATTATGGTAAAAAAGCTTTTAACAGGGAGTTGACAAGGGATGAATTAGATGAGGATAATGCCAGTGATATCTATGACGGTTTGAAAAACCTCAAAGGAAGTGCTTTAAAAGTGGCACAAATGTTATCTATGGAGAAGAATCTGCTGCCAAGTGCTTATGTAGAAAAGTTTAGTTTGGCACAATTCAGCGTTCCACCACTGTCAGCTCCACTTGTGAGAAAGACCTTTAAAAAATATCACGGAGTTTATCCGGAAGAATTATATGATACGTTTGCAACCCAATCGGTAAACGCTGCCAGCATCGGTCAGGTGCACAAGGCAACAAAAGATGGGAAAAAACTTGCTGTGAAAATCCAATATCCGGGGGTTGCAGATAGTATCAGTTCAGATCTCGCAATGGTGAAGCCAATTGCTCTTAAGATGTTCAACCTTCAGGCGAAGGATTCTGAAAAATATTTTAAAGAGGTAGAAGGTAAATTGCTAGAGGAGACCGATTATATTCTGGAGGTAAAACAAAGTAAGGAGATTTCCGGAGCTTGCGCCGGAATTCCAAACTTAAGATTTCCTGATTATTATGAGGAGCTTTCCAGTGAGCGGATCATAACGATGGACTGGATGGATGGTGTACATCTTAGCGAATTTGCTAAGTCTAATACAGATCAGAATTTAGCAAATAAAGTGGGACAGGCACTTTGGGACTTTTATATGTTTCAGATCCATGGACTAAAAGAGGTGCATGCAGATCCTCATCCCGGTAACTTTATGGTAGATAAGGACAATAATCTTATCGCGATAGATTTTGGATGTATCAAACAGATCCCTGATGATTTTTACGAGCCTTATTTTGCGCTTACAGATCGAGAAAAGCTTAATGATCAGGAATTTTTCTATCAAAAATTATATGAGCTTGAAATTTTAAGTGCTGCAGATTCTGATAAGGAAAAGGATTTTTTTGCGGATATGTTCTATGAAATGTTCTCGATGTTTTCAACGCCGTTTCAGTCAGATAAGTTTGATTTTACAGATGAAAAATTTTGGGAGAACCTTACCCACTTATCGGAAAAATATTCTAAGGATCCTGAATTAAGAAAAATGAATGGGAACAGAGGAAGCAGGCATTTTCTTTATATGAGCCGTACTTTCTTTGGTCTATATAATTTACTACACGATCTAAAAGCTACAGTGGACGTGCAAAAGTTTAGAGGTTTCCTCTAA
- a CDS encoding TetR/AcrR family transcriptional regulator — MAKTKENTKVKKASDANKIIAIYMDYVLQHEKTPRSVYKFAKDNGMTEADFYKFFGSFEGLRKTIWEKFFENSLDVMHKSKDYQNFSNREKLLTFFYTFFEVLTANRSYVLYALSENEQPLKNLDQLKSLRKNIKNYAKALIADGNKDKTVKLLEQSEMIFSEGVWVQFLFLLKFWKEDNSAGFESTDVAIEKSVNTVFDLFDNTPLERVLDLGKFLWKERMA; from the coding sequence ATGGCAAAGACGAAAGAAAATACCAAAGTGAAGAAAGCTTCAGACGCCAATAAGATCATCGCTATCTATATGGATTATGTTCTGCAGCATGAAAAGACGCCGCGAAGTGTATATAAATTCGCAAAGGATAACGGAATGACGGAGGCGGATTTTTATAAATTCTTTGGGAGCTTTGAGGGTCTAAGAAAAACGATTTGGGAAAAGTTTTTTGAAAACTCCCTGGATGTAATGCACAAGTCCAAAGACTACCAGAATTTTTCGAATAGAGAAAAATTGCTAACCTTCTTCTATACTTTCTTTGAAGTACTAACGGCTAACAGAAGTTATGTTCTTTATGCCTTAAGCGAAAATGAACAACCTTTAAAGAATCTGGATCAGTTGAAATCACTGAGAAAAAATATAAAGAATTATGCGAAGGCTCTTATCGCGGACGGTAATAAAGATAAAACGGTCAAGTTGCTGGAGCAGAGTGAGATGATATTTTCAGAAGGAGTATGGGTGCAGTTTTTATTCCTGTTAAAATTCTGGAAGGAAGATAATTCTGCAGGATTTGAAAGCACAGATGTTGCAATAGAAAAATCTGTAAATACCGTTTTTGATCTCTTTGATAATACGCCTTTGGAAAGAGTTCTGGATCTTGGAAAGTTTTTGTGGAAAGAACGAATGGCGTAA
- the htpG gene encoding molecular chaperone HtpG, with translation MATGKINVSVENIFPLIKKFLYSDHEIFLRELISNATDATLKLKHLSNLGEANVEYGNPKIEVSINEKNKTLHVKDQGIGMTKEEVEKYINEVAFSGAEEFLAKYKDSAKDSGIIGHFGLGFYSAFMVANKVEILTKSHKDEPAAHWVCEGTTEFTLSEGDKKDHGTEIILHINEEDKEFLEENRIQELLVKYNKFMPIPIKFGTKEETLPLPEDAKEDAKPETKTVDNIINNPEPAWTKQPTDLEEKDYNNFYRELYPMQFEDPLFHIHLNVDYPFNLTGILYFPRMSGDMNIQKDKIQLYQNQVFVTDNVEGIVPEFLTMLRGVIDSPDIPLNVSRSYLQADGAVKKISSYITRKVADKLKSLFNNNREDFEKKWNDIKIVIEYGMLTEEKFFEKADKFALYPTTDGKFYTFDELQENIKEAHTDKDGNLVILYASNENEQHSYIKAAKDKGYTVLMLDSPIISHLLQKMETSKEKVSFVRVDSDHVDNLIKTDEEQVSKLSEEEKEKLKADFEKVIPSEKYTIQLEAMDSTAAPLIITQPEFMRRMKEMQQTGGGGMFGMGNMPEMYNLVVNTNHDLINTILSTKTEKKQQRLIKQSLDLARLSQNLLKGKELTNFINRSFEMVK, from the coding sequence ATGGCAACCGGAAAAATAAATGTATCTGTTGAAAACATTTTTCCGCTCATCAAAAAGTTTTTATACTCAGATCACGAGATCTTTTTGAGAGAGCTTATATCTAACGCAACCGATGCAACTTTAAAACTTAAACACCTCAGCAATCTGGGAGAAGCCAATGTAGAATATGGTAATCCAAAGATTGAAGTAAGCATTAATGAGAAAAACAAAACCCTGCATGTAAAGGATCAGGGAATTGGAATGACCAAAGAAGAGGTTGAGAAGTACATCAACGAAGTGGCATTCTCTGGAGCCGAAGAGTTCTTAGCTAAGTACAAGGATTCTGCAAAAGACAGTGGAATTATCGGGCATTTTGGGCTTGGATTCTATTCTGCCTTTATGGTAGCCAACAAAGTAGAGATTCTTACCAAGTCTCATAAAGATGAACCTGCTGCTCACTGGGTGTGCGAAGGAACAACAGAGTTCACCCTAAGCGAAGGAGATAAAAAAGATCATGGTACAGAGATCATTCTTCATATTAATGAAGAGGATAAAGAATTCCTTGAAGAAAACAGAATTCAGGAGCTATTGGTAAAGTATAACAAGTTTATGCCTATACCAATTAAGTTTGGAACAAAAGAAGAAACACTTCCACTGCCTGAAGATGCAAAAGAAGATGCAAAACCGGAAACTAAAACGGTAGATAACATCATCAATAATCCGGAGCCGGCCTGGACAAAGCAGCCAACCGATCTTGAGGAGAAGGATTATAATAACTTCTATCGTGAATTGTATCCAATGCAATTCGAGGATCCGTTATTCCATATCCATTTAAATGTTGACTATCCATTTAATCTAACCGGTATTCTTTATTTCCCAAGAATGTCCGGCGATATGAATATTCAAAAGGATAAAATTCAGTTATATCAGAATCAGGTATTCGTAACTGATAATGTTGAAGGCATCGTACCAGAATTTTTAACGATGTTGCGCGGAGTAATAGATTCTCCAGACATTCCATTAAACGTTTCAAGGTCTTACCTTCAGGCTGATGGTGCCGTTAAAAAGATCTCGAGCTATATCACCAGAAAGGTCGCAGATAAACTGAAAAGTCTTTTCAATAACAATCGTGAGGATTTCGAAAAGAAATGGAACGATATTAAGATCGTTATCGAGTACGGTATGCTTACCGAAGAAAAGTTCTTTGAGAAAGCTGATAAATTTGCCCTTTACCCAACAACAGATGGCAAATTCTATACGTTTGATGAGCTTCAGGAAAACATCAAGGAAGCCCATACAGATAAAGACGGCAACCTTGTGATCCTTTATGCTTCTAACGAGAACGAACAGCACAGTTATATCAAAGCGGCCAAAGATAAAGGCTATACCGTATTGATGCTGGATTCACCTATAATCTCACATCTGCTACAGAAAATGGAAACTTCAAAAGAAAAAGTTTCTTTTGTTCGTGTAGATTCAGACCATGTGGATAATCTTATCAAAACTGATGAGGAGCAGGTTTCGAAACTTTCAGAAGAAGAGAAAGAAAAGCTGAAGGCAGATTTCGAGAAGGTAATTCCTTCAGAAAAGTATACGATCCAGCTTGAAGCCATGGATAGCACAGCAGCTCCATTAATCATTACTCAGCCTGAGTTCATGAGAAGAATGAAAGAGATGCAGCAAACCGGTGGTGGCGGAATGTTTGGTATGGGTAACATGCCAGAGATGTATAATCTTGTGGTAAATACCAATCATGACTTGATCAATACAATTCTGTCTACGAAAACCGAAAAGAAACAGCAACGATTGATCAAACAATCTCTGGATCTTGCAAGACTATCTCAGAACTTGCTTAAAGGTAAAGAACTTACCAACTTCATCAACAGAAGTTTTGAAATGGTGAAGTAA
- a CDS encoding tetratricopeptide repeat-containing hybrid sensor histidine kinase/response regulator: MKKNYVLFFLILLCGVLSAFAQDKEHISADSLQKLSEQIDRDIKSYIYEDAIDNSHLLIDLAKRTKQPYFIAKGFNSLGHAYLDLKDSARARKNYTFGLEYAEKSENDTLLMRSYNYLGNIYSEIPSTRAKGINYYNKVIEVAKKIGDSTELLIPRANIGWTYLDTGQYDKAYPYLKQCLTVVDTLTREYSEFGTNSFKSQLYMLHGRYYSYKAKYDSAGYFFNKSLRLAVKDSLILPAAEAYHAYAEMLAKKGDYEEAYKAQEKYNEYSEAVFEGEKVKQMEIANARFNLNEYRKDLEIAKREQRYQDQIISKSKEKVVVMVLSSLVLMFILFFLNKVNRDRKKLILELKDKNKKFKGAKEEAERLSRLKTRFFSTVSHEIRTPLYGVIGLTSLLLEDKGLKKHQSDLRSLKFSADYLLALINDVLQMNKMESNEVKLENVSFNFHDLINSIVTSFDFTRVQNKNQIHVDIDRNISANLIGDPVRLSQVLMNLVGNAMKFTERGNIYITAIQKELKDSYATIYFEIKDDGPGIPESKRKVIFEEFSQLEPSNYNYQGTGLGLPIVKKLLSLFNSNIHLKSKVGEGSVFSFTIAFKEDRSKQEVKARIEDLNVDPESLSSRKILIVDDNRINQVVTKRILEKKDFQCYVAGDGKEAIKLVKENDYDLILMDVNMPGMTGMEACREIRKFNNEVPVVALTAVEVEEIREEIQIAGMNDIIVKPYDVQQFFQILYKNLTSNRISQKV; encoded by the coding sequence TTGAAAAAAAATTACGTCTTATTTTTTTTAATCCTTTTATGTGGGGTGCTGTCTGCGTTTGCACAGGATAAAGAGCATATTTCTGCCGATAGCCTGCAAAAGCTAAGTGAACAGATAGATAGGGATATCAAAAGCTATATCTACGAAGACGCCATAGATAATTCACATTTACTAATTGATCTTGCAAAAAGGACGAAGCAACCCTATTTTATAGCAAAGGGTTTCAATAGCCTGGGGCATGCATATCTGGATCTAAAGGATAGTGCTAGGGCAAGGAAAAATTATACATTCGGATTAGAATATGCAGAAAAGAGTGAAAACGATACTCTTCTAATGCGTTCCTACAACTATTTAGGAAATATTTATTCTGAAATCCCTTCAACAAGAGCCAAGGGAATTAATTACTATAATAAGGTAATCGAGGTTGCAAAAAAAATTGGCGATTCAACAGAATTACTTATTCCAAGAGCAAATATTGGATGGACCTATCTGGATACAGGACAATATGATAAGGCATATCCTTATCTGAAGCAATGCTTGACTGTGGTAGATACGTTAACAAGAGAATATAGTGAATTTGGTACCAATTCCTTTAAATCTCAATTATATATGCTGCATGGAAGGTATTATAGCTATAAAGCTAAATATGATTCAGCAGGCTATTTTTTTAATAAATCTCTTCGTTTAGCAGTAAAGGATAGCCTTATTCTGCCGGCTGCTGAAGCTTATCATGCATATGCCGAAATGCTCGCCAAAAAAGGTGATTATGAAGAAGCATATAAGGCTCAGGAAAAATATAATGAATATAGTGAGGCAGTTTTTGAAGGGGAGAAGGTGAAGCAAATGGAAATTGCCAATGCCAGATTTAATCTAAACGAATATCGCAAGGATCTCGAAATAGCTAAAAGGGAACAGCGTTATCAAGATCAGATCATATCAAAATCCAAAGAGAAAGTTGTTGTGATGGTACTTTCTTCTCTGGTATTAATGTTCATCCTTTTCTTTTTAAATAAGGTGAACAGAGATCGTAAGAAACTTATTCTCGAATTAAAGGATAAGAATAAAAAGTTTAAAGGCGCCAAGGAAGAGGCAGAGCGATTGTCCCGTCTAAAGACAAGATTCTTTAGTACGGTAAGCCATGAGATTAGAACGCCGCTTTATGGCGTTATTGGTCTTACCTCCTTATTGCTGGAAGATAAGGGGCTTAAAAAGCATCAGTCAGATCTAAGGTCGCTTAAGTTTTCTGCAGATTATCTGCTTGCCCTCATCAACGATGTACTTCAGATGAATAAAATGGAGTCTAATGAAGTAAAACTGGAAAATGTTAGCTTCAATTTCCATGATCTTATAAATAGCATCGTCACGAGTTTTGATTTTACAAGGGTTCAAAATAAGAACCAGATCCATGTGGATATAGATAGGAATATTTCAGCCAATCTTATAGGGGATCCTGTAAGGCTTTCCCAGGTGTTGATGAATCTGGTAGGGAATGCCATGAAGTTTACTGAACGAGGCAATATTTATATAACAGCTATACAAAAGGAATTAAAGGATTCCTATGCCACAATTTATTTTGAAATAAAAGATGATGGTCCCGGAATTCCCGAAAGCAAGAGAAAAGTGATATTTGAAGAATTTTCTCAATTAGAACCTTCTAATTATAACTATCAGGGAACCGGCTTAGGACTACCAATTGTAAAGAAATTACTGTCTCTTTTCAATTCTAATATTCATTTAAAAAGTAAAGTAGGAGAGGGATCTGTATTTAGTTTCACCATTGCATTTAAAGAAGATCGATCCAAACAAGAAGTTAAGGCTCGAATTGAAGATCTTAATGTTGATCCTGAATCTTTATCATCAAGAAAAATCCTGATTGTAGACGATAACAGAATTAACCAGGTGGTTACCAAACGTATACTTGAAAAAAAGGATTTCCAGTGTTATGTAGCCGGTGATGGAAAAGAGGCCATTAAACTCGTTAAAGAGAATGATTACGATCTCATTTTAATGGATGTGAACATGCCCGGTATGACCGGAATGGAAGCCTGTAGGGAGATTAGAAAATTCAATAATGAAGTTCCGGTAGTCGCACTAACAGCTGTAGAGGTTGAGGAAATAAGAGAGGAGATACAGATTGCAGGTATGAATGATATAATCGTAAAGCCGTACGACGTACAACAATTCTTCCAAATTTTATACAAAAACCTGACTTCTAACAGAATTTCACAGAAAGTATAA
- a CDS encoding alpha-ketoglutarate-dependent dioxygenase AlkB family protein, whose translation MVKENIEIENGTLEYYPSFLSLKESDTLLKSLLNLSCWQQDTIKLFGKEVLQPRLTALFGEKDKTYTYSGLKMTPIAFPKELKELKTKCEEISRSHFTTCLANLYRDGNDSMGWHSDDEKELGKQPVIASVSLGAERLFHLKHRTDPSKKQKLRLHHGSLLIMKGSTQEYWKHQLPKTRKQIGPRVNLTFRKIY comes from the coding sequence GTGGTCAAAGAAAATATTGAAATTGAGAATGGAACTCTTGAATACTATCCATCCTTTTTAAGTTTAAAAGAAAGTGATACTTTATTAAAATCCCTATTAAATTTAAGCTGCTGGCAACAGGATACCATCAAATTATTTGGTAAGGAAGTTTTACAACCTCGCTTAACTGCCCTGTTTGGCGAAAAGGATAAAACCTACACCTATTCCGGACTCAAAATGACACCCATTGCGTTTCCAAAAGAACTGAAAGAATTAAAAACAAAATGCGAAGAAATTAGCCGGAGCCACTTTACCACCTGTCTGGCGAATCTTTACAGAGATGGCAATGACAGTATGGGTTGGCATTCTGACGATGAAAAAGAATTAGGCAAGCAGCCTGTAATAGCTTCAGTAAGCCTGGGGGCAGAAAGATTATTCCATCTTAAACACAGAACCGATCCATCCAAAAAACAGAAGCTAAGGCTACACCATGGCAGCTTACTTATCATGAAAGGGAGCACTCAGGAATACTGGAAACATCAACTGCCAAAAACCCGAAAACAAATTGGTCCCCGGGTGAATCTTACCTTTCGAAAAATTTATTAA
- a CDS encoding S1/P1 nuclease has protein sequence MTRLLLSVICILCLNISFASGDDWGKTGHRATGEIAEAHLNKKTKKAIKSLLNGHGLAFVSNHADDIKSDPDYRKYGPWHYVNIDPEVEEYSLEDASKKGDLVQAIRKCISVLKDGNAPREKKQFFLKMLVHFVGDLHQPFHVGHSSDKGGNDIQVRWFNDGSNIHRVWDSEMINFYQMSYTELAQNTDDLSKSELKTIQEGSLLDWVYESRNMAEELYSGVNSGDKLGYSYMYEHMPTVLSQLQKGGLRLAKILNDIYS, from the coding sequence ATGACGAGACTACTTCTAAGCGTTATATGTATTCTTTGCTTGAATATAAGCTTCGCTTCCGGTGATGATTGGGGAAAAACAGGACATCGTGCAACCGGGGAAATTGCTGAGGCTCACCTAAACAAAAAGACCAAAAAGGCCATAAAAAGTTTGTTGAATGGACATGGTTTGGCGTTTGTTTCCAACCATGCAGATGATATAAAGAGTGACCCCGACTATCGTAAATACGGACCATGGCATTATGTGAATATAGATCCTGAAGTGGAGGAGTATAGCCTGGAAGACGCTAGTAAAAAAGGTGACCTTGTACAGGCTATAAGAAAATGTATTTCGGTCTTAAAAGACGGGAATGCACCAAGGGAGAAAAAACAATTTTTCCTTAAGATGCTTGTGCACTTTGTAGGTGATCTTCATCAACCTTTTCATGTTGGGCATTCTTCAGATAAAGGAGGAAATGATATTCAGGTTAGATGGTTCAATGATGGATCAAATATTCACAGAGTATGGGATAGTGAAATGATAAACTTCTATCAGATGAGCTATACCGAGCTTGCTCAGAACACCGATGATCTTAGCAAATCTGAATTAAAGACTATTCAGGAAGGTAGCCTTTTGGATTGGGTTTATGAATCCCGAAATATGGCAGAAGAATTATATTCCGGTGTAAATAGCGGTGATAAATTAGGTTACTCATATATGTACGAGCATATGCCAACGGTATTATCTCAGTTGCAAAAGGGAGGTCTGCGGCTCGCAAAGATTTTGAACGATATCTATTCTTAA
- a CDS encoding SPFH domain-containing protein gives MTSENLIKPSNGYVMLFLFLVLFIGGIISFAITTNPWLLLAILISIFILPGLILVNPNESRVLLLFGDYKGTVKNNGLFWVNPFFTKKKISLRARNFDSERLKVNDKLGNPVMISTILVWRVKNTYKASFDVDNFENFVVVQTDAAVRKLASLYPYDNFADEGLDEDITLRSSMNEVSDALEKELEERLEIAGIEVLEARIGYLAYANEIASAMLKRQQATAIVAARHKIVEGAVSMVEMALNDLSRKQLVDLDDERRAAMVSNLMVVLCSDKDVSPVINSGTLNH, from the coding sequence ATGACATCTGAAAATTTAATCAAGCCCTCCAATGGATACGTAATGCTTTTCCTGTTTCTAGTTCTTTTTATAGGCGGCATAATAAGTTTCGCAATAACCACCAATCCGTGGTTATTATTAGCCATTTTGATTTCTATATTCATCTTACCAGGCTTGATCCTTGTGAACCCCAATGAATCCCGGGTGCTATTATTATTTGGCGATTATAAAGGCACAGTAAAGAATAATGGGCTCTTCTGGGTAAACCCCTTTTTTACGAAAAAAAAGATATCCTTACGTGCGAGAAATTTTGATAGTGAAAGATTAAAGGTAAACGATAAGCTGGGTAATCCGGTGATGATTAGCACCATTTTAGTTTGGAGAGTAAAGAATACCTATAAGGCCTCATTTGATGTAGATAACTTTGAAAATTTTGTTGTGGTTCAAACCGACGCCGCAGTTAGAAAACTTGCAAGTCTTTATCCATATGATAACTTTGCAGACGAGGGACTTGATGAAGATATAACGCTTAGGTCTAGCATGAATGAAGTAAGTGACGCTCTGGAAAAAGAACTTGAAGAAAGACTTGAGATCGCAGGAATTGAGGTGTTAGAAGCCAGAATTGGATATCTCGCCTATGCAAATGAAATCGCCAGCGCAATGCTTAAACGCCAGCAAGCTACCGCAATAGTAGCCGCCAGACATAAAATTGTTGAGGGAGCTGTAAGTATGGTTGAAATGGCCTTAAACGACCTCAGCCGGAAACAATTAGTAGATCTTGATGATGAACGCCGCGCAGCTATGGTAAGCAATTTAATGGTTGTTTTATGTAGTGATAAGGACGTATCACCGGTAATTAATTCAGGTACCCTAAATCATTGA
- a CDS encoding alpha/beta hydrolase family protein: protein MKKFILSFLICCISLGTAKAQEETYQEEELEINKFTTGTLTIPTNAEAKSIVIFIQGSGPTDRHGNQPMMKNDGIKKMARELADNGIASYRFDKRIFKMNELKLKEKDLRFDDFVNDVKAILKYFNTTDEFDNIIIAGHSQGSLLGMLAADATTNAFISLAGVSKPIDSIIVEQVTKQVPELGKNARTAFDEMREKGKTSNYSPMLESIFKPNIQPYMLSWMKYDPSEEIQKLEIPVLILNGTSDIQVEPDEAEKLDSAAKNSQLVLLENMNHIFRKVDSEDRLVNTKSYNEPNLPLHPELIPTITDFIKELE from the coding sequence ATGAAAAAATTTATATTAAGTTTTCTTATATGCTGCATAAGTTTAGGAACTGCTAAAGCTCAGGAAGAGACTTACCAGGAGGAAGAACTGGAGATAAACAAGTTCACCACAGGCACACTAACTATCCCAACCAACGCCGAGGCTAAAAGCATAGTCATCTTTATACAAGGCTCCGGTCCTACAGATCGGCACGGAAATCAACCGATGATGAAGAATGACGGTATAAAGAAAATGGCCCGAGAACTTGCTGATAATGGTATCGCTTCATACAGGTTTGACAAGCGCATTTTCAAGATGAATGAGTTAAAGCTGAAGGAAAAAGACCTGCGCTTTGATGATTTTGTAAATGATGTCAAAGCCATACTCAAGTATTTCAATACCACAGATGAGTTTGACAATATCATCATTGCCGGTCATAGTCAGGGATCGTTATTGGGAATGCTTGCAGCAGATGCTACAACAAATGCATTCATCAGCCTGGCCGGAGTATCCAAGCCTATAGATAGTATAATTGTTGAGCAAGTTACTAAGCAGGTCCCAGAATTAGGAAAGAATGCCAGGACCGCCTTTGATGAGATGAGAGAAAAAGGTAAAACTTCTAATTATAGCCCCATGTTGGAATCCATATTTAAACCAAATATTCAGCCCTATATGCTGAGCTGGATGAAATATGATCCTTCAGAAGAGATCCAAAAACTAGAAATTCCCGTTTTGATCCTTAATGGAACTTCAGATATTCAAGTAGAGCCAGATGAGGCGGAAAAACTGGACTCGGCAGCCAAAAATAGCCAACTTGTTCTTTTGGAAAACATGAACCATATTTTTAGAAAGGTAGACAGCGAAGACAGACTGGTAAATACAAAATCTTATAATGAACCCAACCTGCCTTTACATCCCGAATTAATCCCGACAATTACTGATTTTATTAAAGAACTTGAGTAA
- a CDS encoding Arc family DNA binding domain-containing protein, which yields MGKKKAFALRVDEEMLKAIEKWAADEFRSTNGQIEWMLNKSLKDANRNPKTEKKRD from the coding sequence ATGGGCAAAAAGAAAGCATTCGCGTTAAGAGTAGATGAGGAGATGTTAAAAGCCATCGAAAAATGGGCTGCTGATGAATTCAGAAGTACCAACGGACAGATTGAATGGATGCTAAATAAAAGTTTAAAAGACGCAAACAGAAACCCTAAAACCGAAAAGAAGCGAGATTAA